In Populus trichocarpa isolate Nisqually-1 chromosome 7, P.trichocarpa_v4.1, whole genome shotgun sequence, the following proteins share a genomic window:
- the LOC7490217 gene encoding uncharacterized protein LOC7490217, with product MAPLKYLICFSLRQVLLLFLVLFLFTFLLPCASSDSDQTQLEAKQFLVRRRMLEVETNEDQVPKKKSTNMSSKNQTKLAKPSLSTKNQTKLIKTGSLSTKNQTKITKSTNSTKATPTPSNSTSQLKKLNSTSQLKKLNSTSKAAANSAPTKKTSDLLKLGPSTNKTTKPASTKQTPSLVDKKVGDTESQKQNKNQKQTNPKKTPQTKKQQSWLDQDDEDDLVAEFRDLPSKFHQTILPDLERLSITSKKYLTQANKDLTKGFKPIVGSKYASTIASTVSFAFILIPLLLVSLVFNRIKAYFSIQKILIFIQVYLSIYFTILCLSALVTGLEPLKFFYATSQSNYVCLMVFQTLGYVLYLLLLLMYLILVFSAECGMGSKLLGLGQTLVGFAIGLHYYVAVFHRVVLHQPPKTNWKIHGIYATCFLVICLFANAERRKKAYLEEGGEEGKKN from the coding sequence ATGGCTCCACTCAAGTACTTGATCTGTTTCAGTCTCAGACAGGTACTTctgctttttcttgttttgtttctgttcacTTTTCTTCTCCCCTGTGCCTCCTCGGACAGTGATCAAACACAGCTTGAAGCCAAACAGTTTCTTGTTAGAAGAAGAATGTTAGAAGTGGAAACGAATGAAGACCAAGTACCCAAGAAAAAGAGCACCAATATGTCCAGCAAGAACCAAACCAAGCTCGCCAAGCCTAGCCTATCtacaaaaaaccaaaccaagctCATCAAGACTGGCAGCCTATCTACCAAGAACCAAACCAAGATTACAAAATCTACAAATTCAACCAAAGCAACGCCCACCCCTTCCAACTCCACTTCTCAGCTCAAAAAGCTAAACTCCACTTCACAGCTCAAGAAACTCAATTCCACATCAAAAGCCGCAGCCAATTCTGCCCCCACCAAGAAAACATCAGATCTTCTGAAACTAGGCCCATCCACTAACAAAACAACCAAACCAGCTtccacaaaacaaacaccaagcCTTGTAGACAAGAAAGTCGGTGACACAGAatcccaaaaacaaaacaagaaccaAAAACAAACCAACCCAAAAAAGACCCCTCAAACTAAAAAGCAACAAAGCTGGCTTGACcaggatgatgaagatgatttgGTTGCTGAATTCAGAGATCTACCGTCGAAGTTTCATCAAACTATCTTACCAGACCTTGAGAGACTCTCCATAACTTCCAAGAAATACCTTACGCAAGCCAACAAAGATTTGACTAAAGGGTTCAAGCCAATTGTTGGCAGTAAATATGCATCTACCATTGCCTCTACAGTCTCTTTTGCATTCATTTTAATACCTCTACTTCTGGTTTCTCTTGTCTTTAACCGTATCAAAGCTTATTTCTCTATACAAAAGATCTTGATTTTCATCCAAGTTTATCTCTCCATCTACTTCACCATTCTCTGCCTCTCTGCATTAGTTACTGGCCTTGAGCCCTTGAAGTTTTTCTATGCTACTTCACAGTCCAATTACGTTTGTTTAATGGTGTTTCAAACCCTAGGCTATGTTCTGTACCTGTTGCTTCTCTTGATGTATTTGATCCTGGTTTTTTCCGCCGAGTGTGGGATGGGCTCAAAGCTGTTGGGCCTGGGCCAGACCCTGGTGGGCTTCGCAATTGGGTTGCATTACTACGTGGCGGTGTTTCATAGGGTTGTGCTGCACCAACCACCCAAGACTAATTGGAAGATTCATGGGATTTATGCCACGTGTTTCCTCGTGATTTGTCTGTTTGCTAATGCTGAGAGGAGAAAGAAGGCTTACTTGGAAGAGGGTGGTGAAGAGGGCAAGAAGAACTAG